Sequence from the Drosophila subpulchrella strain 33 F10 #4 breed RU33 chromosome 3R, RU_Dsub_v1.1 Primary Assembly, whole genome shotgun sequence genome:
GTCCAACAATCGTTTGATCTTTCTGCCCGCCCTTTCACTGCCCAAATTGCTCACCCTGAATCTGCAATCTTCTGGCGTGGAGAGCGTTAGCCAATCAATAGTGCACACACTGCCCCAGTTGAGGGATCTCCTTCTGGAGGACAATCCTATCAAATGCAGCGATTTGCTGGGAATTGCCGAGTGGGCCAGTCCTTGCAGGTCAGAGGATGTGGGTCAGCCAAATGGGAGGATTGTTAGTGGGCGGGTAGACCTGAAGACGGAATATCTGCAGTTCCACAATTTTCACGAGAACTTCAACAGACGAGGGGAGTGCGGCAAAAGGAAACCGGAAGATGACACAAAGCCACCTTCTTGCAGCCTTACAAGTGCAGTAGAGACACTAACAACAACGCCGAGAACTATGTCAAAAGTTAAAAAGTCAAAGGGAGCAGAcacggcagcaacagcagaaaaaacagcagcaacacatacgacagaaacagcagcaacaccagcagcaacatcagcagcagcagcagcagcagcaatccCAACAGCAAAAGCAGCCAACCCAACAGCAACACCAGGCAACCCAACAGCAACATCGGCAATGCAATCAGCTGGCAACAGCGTTGCCCAGTTAACCACAAAAACTTTGCGGCCAACAGAAACAACTTCGTTAGAGGAACTGCAGCAGCGGCAACAAATGCCTGGCATGCCGGCCAAAACAACAGCAATGCCAGCAAAGAACCTGCCAAGTTTTAACCAGacaaaggcaacaacagcGGTTCCCATTTTGGCaacgccagcagcaacatcagcaactccaacagcaacaccaacagcagcaacaacagcaataaATTCCTACAAGCCAGCGAACATTAGCGGTGCCACaaaaacagcagcaacatcggctGAACCAGCAATTGAAGTGCCACAAACAATTTTGGCTGGTAAAAAATCTGACAAAATGCCAAGCGATAAGGCACAGGAGACTTTATTAAAATACCCACCACCAACGACACCGGGGGACAACACATCCGGTCAAGTGGCAACACCGAAGCACAAACATGCAACATTGCAGCTGCACGTTAAGGATCGACATCTGATTGGCACACCGCTGCTGATGCACAAGGGCGATGTCCTTTTGGTGGACGCCGAGCAGTTGTTGCTACCCGGAACGGCCACCgttgcggatgcggatgcggaagTCTTGGACTCCAGCCAACATCATCTGTCGACGGATCAGGAAAGGCACCAGTCAGCGGCTGAGGAAGCAATAAACGGCGACTCCAAGTCGCCACCAAAAAGCCACAAAAAGAAGCCATCGCTGAGCATCAAGAAAATGACCTACAGCACCAAACATGCGGTAAAAAAGGTTGAGGAAGTAGGAGCCACCTTGAATCCATCGCCACCGCAGCATCAACATAGTAGTGTCAACACTCCAAGGGAGGCCTCTCCAGAGGAACTCAGCACCTTTGCCCAGCTAAAAGCTTATGTGGAGCTAAAAAGCGAATCGAAACCAGAACATCTGATGGATCAAAGGAAGGAGAGCCTTCACAATCTCACGGGAAATCATCCTGGTGTCATGTTGCTGGTTGCCTGCGTGTTATTCATTGTATTACTAGCAGGCTTGGCACATGTCTATCGCTGTGAGCTGCCCTGGCAGAGGAACAATCGATCTGGGCAACTGCGACCGCATCATCAGAGGCATCTTAACGAAACCGATGATGCCCACAGCTTCCTGCACTATCAGGGATCTGTGAATTCTTCTGGAGACCCGGCTCGCCTGCAAAAGTGGCATCACAGCACCCGGAGAGAGGCTCCTTATAGCTCCCCGCTGCACAATCTCCAAGCTCGTGAGCTGCAACAGCAGCGATGCCAGCAATTCTACAGCTCATCACTGGCGGACAAGAGCTCCTCCACCACCACATCCACCGCTTCCTCGTCGGGCAGCAGTCGCAGTAGCCTGCATTCGCCCAGCAGAGATGACAGCTACTACATAGAGATGGCGCCCAGTAGTCCAACTGCATCCACCCTGCCCAGTTTACCCATGGAACTGTTGGGCAGCAGGAGTAGTAATCTTGGAATCCGTACAGATCGAGTGGCTGCCACCGATCTGGGCGGCACCACAGCAGCGGTACCTTCTTCGGCGGCGGCCATCAAGTCGGTGAGCAGCAGACTGATGGCCCCCAGTTCGCGGAGGCTGGGCATCTGGTGACAAACCGTCTTTGGTCAGCGACAATATGCGCCCTTTCAGTAgagtaaaaatgtaaaatttaatGGAGCCCAACCGACAATCGTCAGCTGCCAACTACCAACCCAAACGAGTCAAAAAGCTAAgatatactttaaaaaatcaatacTTATCTAGTTATCAAGAGTTCAGTGTTCAAAATAACTCAGAGTTAATCATATTCAATTAAAGAATATTGTTGTGGCTATACAATGTTGTTAACGAAAAGATTACAAAGCCCTTAAAGCCCTTAACATATTTTCAAGGCATTTCTTCTAAAGTCGGCTACCACTTTATGTACACATCTGTTAGATAATTCCCATTTCGTATGCTTTTCAAAAAGTTCAGCAACTTGTCTGCTAATGACTATGAAATACCATTGAGGATTAGTACTTTCGCCTATTTTTAGGACGCTAAaaggttaaaaataaaactctcAAGTGAACTCCAAAAAGGGATACATAAATGCCAGCAGCTTTAtgtctatatatatattattttgagTTCCTTGGCTCCTGGCTTGATTTATGATGGCTCAGTGGCCACACGTTGCAGGCCTCTTAGCGATTCGGTTAGCAGCAACAATTTGTCATAAATTCCTGTTTCGTATATGCCGCATGTAACCGGGCAATGGCGGCATGGCGACGAGCGTAGACAAGCGGCCAGGCCAAGTGGAGAAATGGCCAAGGAGCCAAATAGCCAACGCCAGCAAAGTTTTTACGAGCCATCCGAACCAAAGTCGATGTCCATCTTGTGGCCGTATTTGGGTCAGTTTACTGGCCAAGAGACCGCCGTGTGCGGCCCAGTTAACTTTATATAAGTGCCTGTCCGTTTGCCAAGATTAAGTGTTTTGATAGTCATGcatataaaaatgaaatatcgATCAAGTATTAAATAACAATTTAGTGTATGACAGACCCAATTCAGTAATCAGAAGTTGTGCCAGCAGATGCTGAGCAAGGCGGATAAATCGAAGGAAATTGGCTGAGAGTAAATTTAATATGGTTGTGGACGCTGAGCAGGGACATCATTTCATCCAAATTGGTAGTTAGTTGGGAAAAGGAGTTCGgaaatatataattctaaTACTTCTTATACTGACTTGTGTTATGTGTATAACTTTACTATTCAATTTTCTCCCAACCTCACTTTCGAATTTTCAACTTTCAAGTATTTTCCTTCTTGTGTTTATTACCCTTTAAGGCTTCCTGTTCTCCTAAGTTCGATGCTTGGCAAGAACTTAACCCACTTTTCCGGCTGCTTCAGATGCCAGAGTTTAAATTGCAATCTAATTAAAGTTTCGCCTCTGTCCCTTCGACAATTTCCACCCACCCTCTGGGATGGTAGAAGTGTTTTTTGCTATCTTCGCCGGCATCTAGCATTCTTCACCCCATTTGAAGATGCTGGGGGAAACCCTCCCTTAGAATCGGCCCTGCACTTAACCTCATTTTACAAATTGACCAACACAACATATGGTGTAAATCCAGCCAAATGGCCAGACATCTAATCCGCCACGCCAAAAGTGAAATGTTGTAAAACTATTTGGGGGCTATGTGGCTATGCACATGTATCTAACGGACATCAAAATAATGTGGCAGCAAATCAAATTACAAGACACGCGGCTGGATCTCCAGGGGTGGCAAAATGGTTAGGGGAATGGCCAAAGGAACGTTGAACGAACATAGAACACAACAATTACATTAAGACACGATAAAAAGTTGTGCAACAATCTTGCGACCCCAACCACTGAACTAAACCGAACTACGCCGAACTGAGCTGAACTGAGCAGAACTGAAGATGTGAACACAccacctccacctcctcctACAGAAGGACGAACCACAGTCATTGCACagctttttcaactttttgtGGCTTTGTAATTGGAATACAAGAAGAAGGCGCGTGCACACAACCGACAGCAACAGGAAACAGTCGGAGAAAGTGAAGTGGAGAGAGCTAGATTCGGGTTAGAAAGCACTCAGAAAAATAATGAATTCTTATGGACTTAAATATATCTAGAAAGGGATTTACTTAGCTCATGGAATAACTAATCCTACATGCATGTGCTTAAAACCTTTTGATATTTTTACATTATATCAATTAttatagtattttaaaataattttccttgttttattaacTTATTAACATggtttttcaattgaaaagtTTAATGCATTATACTTCAACAGAAAATTAAATCATCtaaaaatgtatctttttATCTTTATCAGTGGTCGCGGAGTGCAGCGGTGAAAGCGTTTCCAATCCC
This genomic interval carries:
- the LOC119547525 gene encoding uncharacterized protein LOC119547525; translation: MVKIVNQHCDLGLVLLLAWTWLTRLVVSAHLPLEVPTPSRLAAEREEQQLSLQNVGLSYQSIHRMLRDENEPASFRGELRYQQRRHKRELELNAPANKLNLTHRDLKTFNSTNGQWKGDFQVITAMDLSSNRLESLSLDNFNQLRQLDLGNNSLEVIPLSLADTNKSLPLITLDLSCNNFSHISTSFFTQRLPKLKNLNLAHNQLINISRESFYNLLELQTLILSHNNISDIDYETFLALPNLQHLDLSHNRLSGSAIRALQGIPDLVSLSIAYNPEVGVAMQEFVASWSLKELDASGTGLCQVPAALAQSVRTLKLADNWLKAINCGDMDSYPLLQYLDLSQSRIAQVEDDALGRLELLESLFLDHNLLMRVPSSLPTSLEHLFLQHNQIMELPPQVFVGLVNLQTLDLSNNRLIFLPALSLPKLLTLNLQSSGVESVSQSIVHTLPQLRDLLLEDNPIKCSDLLGIAEWASPCRSEDVGQPNGRIVSGRVDLKTEYLQFHNFHENFNRRGECGKRKPEDDTKPPSCSLTSAVETLTTTPRTMSKVKKSKGADTAATAEKTAATHTTETAATPAATSAAAAAAAIPTAKAANPTATPGNPTATSAMQSAGNSVAQLTTKTLRPTETTSLEELQQRQQMPGMPAKTTAMPAKNLPSFNQTKATTAVPILATPAATSATPTATPTAATTAINSYKPANISGATKTAATSAEPAIEVPQTILAGKKSDKMPSDKAQETLLKYPPPTTPGDNTSGQVATPKHKHATLQLHVKDRHLIGTPLLMHKGDVLLVDAEQLLLPGTATVADADAEVLDSSQHHLSTDQERHQSAAEEAINGDSKSPPKSHKKKPSLSIKKMTYSTKHAVKKVEEVGATLNPSPPQHQHSSVNTPREASPEELSTFAQLKAYVELKSESKPEHLMDQRKESLHNLTGNHPGVMLLVACVLFIVLLAGLAHVYRCELPWQRNNRSGQLRPHHQRHLNETDDAHSFLHYQGSVNSSGDPARLQKWHHSTRREAPYSSPLHNLQARELQQQRCQQFYSSSLADKSSSTTTSTASSSGSSRSSLHSPSRDDSYYIEMAPSSPTASTLPSLPMELLGSRSSNLGIRTDRVAATDLGGTTAAVPSSAAAIKSVSSRLMAPSSRRLGIW